The segment CCAGATAATCTATCCTTTTCTTTAACGTCAACAAGCCCCTTCATGGTAATTCCAACAAGTCTTTTGGCCATATCATACCCCCTCTCTAACGCATCTTCATGAGTAGTTATCATCTCAGCCTTAATTTTTTCAGCAAGCTTATCTTCAACCCCTTCCATAATTATAACATTTATATATAAATACTTTCTGTGCCTCTTACTGTGAGAAAACAAGTAGAGCTAACTGTCTAATACCAGAAATCGCTTGACCAACCGCATATCGCGAACTGACCCTAATCAAATCAAGCATAAAGAGCATAATCCGAACGATATAAATAACCCAGTAAAGCTCTAACGTTAGAATTATTAGTGTCTAGAAAGCTGTATGGCCTTTTAGAGTATTGCAAGGAGACTAACCCCAAAAGGTATCTATATACAGCAATTATTATGTATATACTAAATAGCGACACTGTCATATAATGCATTAAATATAAAATTAGAACTATTCTATACTCGAAAAATATCATATAATCATAATAATATCATAAAGATACTTTCTGTGCCTCTTACTGTGAGAAAACAAGTAGAGCTAACTGTCTAATACCAGAAACGGCTATTTTTTGGCTTAATGGGGATATTATGTTTGCGGAGGTAAAACTTCTTGTTTTTCCCAAATACTTTTCACAAATCTCAACAAAATTCTTACTTCTTCCTAGCCCCCTTCCACTCCTCAAAGAGCTTCTCTGACTCCTCGAAAACCTTGTCCTCAGGGCAGCCCAGAACGTCAGCGCACTCCTTCAGGGCGGCTTCCATCCTCCCTGCGTACCTCCTGGCGGCGGCTCCTGCCACGAACTCGATTCTTGTAATGGCGTCCTGGATTTTTTTCACGCCTGTGATTATGATAAGCTCGGCTTCACGGGTGTTTTTCAGGTGCAGCCCTCCGCAGGCTTCAGCGTCCCAGTCGTCAATCTTGTCAGCGCCGCCCTCCTTTAGCTGGCCGATTCTTATGGTGCGGATTTCCTTTCCGGGAACCGCTCCGCCCTGGTAAATCTCAAAGCCGTACTTCTGCTCGGCGTCAGTCCTGCACATGCACTTCCCGATGACGTCAAGCCCGTCGTGGATGCACTGGTTTGCGAGCCGTTCGATTTCCTCGACTTCCTCGTCGGTGACCTTCTTGTAGTGGTAGATGTCCAGGTGCGCCTTTTCGACGGTCTTCTCGGCTCCTGCCTGCTGCGCGTGCGCGCCTAGTACCCTCCTGCACGCCCCGTTTATTATGTGCGCGCCCGTGTGGTGCTGCGTCAATTGAAGGCGCCTTGCCTTGTCGACCTTCATCTCCACGGGCGTTCCCTCTTTAAGGCCGCACTTTCCGGGATGGTCCGGGCAGGTAGCCATATCAAAGACGCCTATGTCAATCTTATGCAGGACGATGTTTCCCTGCTTTATTACCTCCAAAACCTTGTGCTTGTTCAAAAGCCCCAGGTCGCAGTCCTGCCCCCCGCTTCTTGGGTAAAAGACAGTCCTGTCCAAAACCACATAGTCGCCGATAACACGCAGGACCTTTGCAACGCCCTTCGTTTCCCCCTCATAGTAGCGCTTCTCGGTGTCGGGAAGCCCCTTAGTGTCGAAAACCTCGCCTGAAGCCGCTCTCTCCTTTTTCTTCTCACGAGCGGCATAAAAATCAGCAGGAATCTCAACTTCCGGCTTTATGTCCTTGATTATTTCAGGGGTTATCCCATTGGATTCGTAAAGCCGCCTAAGCGTTTCCAGGTCGAACTTCTCCGTCTTTTTCACAATCTGGATTCCCTGGGCAATCATCTCCTTGTACTTTTTCTCTTCCTCGAGAATAATGTCAGCAATAAGCTTGAAGTCCGCTTTTTTTAGCTCAGGGAAAATCTTCCAGTTGGAGTGGATTTTCATTAGCTCCACCAGGTCGACCTTTTCGCCCGTTTTCCTCAAAATCGAAAAGCACTGCCTCAGAATCTTCC is part of the Candidatus Aenigmatarchaeota archaeon genome and harbors:
- a CDS encoding alanine--tRNA ligase, with the protein product MKLTFPKEEYPSKTLEKIGFGRRQCRVCGRFFWSKFPRDYCDDDECRVKLGLPAYGFLGKPMGKKLNYDECWKTFVSVFRKFGHTPIKRYPVLARWRDDVTFVEASIYDFQPYCVSGEVEPPANPLLVPQFCLRFNDLENVGVTGRHYSGFIMVGQHVFNRPGNFIYFKDEALGYLFELFTEGMGIPEENIFLHEDAWEGGGNAGPSIEFFVGGIELANQVYMQYKVLQDETGEKKLVELETKVIDMGAGLERFPWVLNGTKTSYEVVFPEALKYLENTKLSFKEKVILADHTRTLFIALFDGALPSNTGGGYNLRKILRQCFSILRKTGEKVDLVELMKIHSNWKIFPELKKADFKLIADIILEEEKKYKEMIAQGIQIVKKTEKFDLETLRRLYESNGITPEIIKDIKPEVEIPADFYAAREKKKERAASGEVFDTKGLPDTEKRYYEGETKGVAKVLRVIGDYVVLDRTVFYPRSGGQDCDLGLLNKHKVLEVIKQGNIVLHKIDIGVFDMATCPDHPGKCGLKEGTPVEMKVDKARRLQLTQHHTGAHIINGACRRVLGAHAQQAGAEKTVEKAHLDIYHYKKVTDEEVEEIERLANQCIHDGLDVIGKCMCRTDAEQKYGFEIYQGGAVPGKEIRTIRIGQLKEGGADKIDDWDAEACGGLHLKNTREAELIIITGVKKIQDAITRIEFVAGAAARRYAGRMEAALKECADVLGCPEDKVFEESEKLFEEWKGARKK